Proteins encoded in a region of the Eschrichtius robustus isolate mEscRob2 chromosome 16, mEscRob2.pri, whole genome shotgun sequence genome:
- the LOC137750537 gene encoding large ribosomal subunit protein eL39-like, which translates to MSRASLVAQWLRIRLPLFSHPPSYVWLNLLLAMSSHKTFRIKRFLAKKQKENRPIPQWIRMKTGNKIRYNSKRRHWRRTKLGL; encoded by the coding sequence atgtctagggcttccctggtggcacagtggttaagaatccgcctgccgctCTTTTCTCATCCCCCATCCtatgtgtggttgaatttgctccTCGCCATGTCTTCTCACAAGACCTTCAGGATCAAGCGATTCCTGGCCAAGAAACAAAAGGAGAATCGTCCCATTCCCCAATGGATTCGAATGAAAACTGGTAATAAAATCAGGTACAACTCCAAGAGAAGACATTGGAGAAGAACCAAGCTGGGTCTATGA